In one window of Vulpes vulpes isolate BD-2025 chromosome 1, VulVul3, whole genome shotgun sequence DNA:
- the DDX43 gene encoding probable ATP-dependent RNA helicase DDX43 translates to MSTQEAGANASSWVVASRRSSAVSRAPERRPAEDPNRRSREASRGGRGGVWKNSGLQQPVVAGSREPPLCFGLKNVWVGAVIGRGGSKIKDLQSTTNTKIQIIKAYPEAEVRIFGNKVMQAKAKTAIENLVKKQENYNLKSRIDIVEFQPSVGRDVRTDSNVTENQPVIDWDQIREDALKWGRKKWEDLPPIKKNFYRQSETTSSMSQEQVDSWRKENNNIMCDDLKEGEKRRIPNPTCKFEDAFQYYPEVMENFKRAGFQKPTPIQSQAWPIVLQGIDLIGVAQTGTGKTLSYLMPGFIHLDLQPVIREKRNGPGMLVLTPTRELALQVEAECSKYSYKGLKSVCIYGGGDRNGQIQDLKKGVDIIIATPGRLNDLQMNNFVNLKSITYLVLDEADKMLDMGFEPQIMKILLDVRPDRQTIMTSATWPYAVRRLAQSYLKAPMIVYVGTLDLVAVSTVKQNIIVTTEEEKRSHIQRFLESLSSQDKVIVFVSRKAIADHLSSDLILRHISVESLHGNREQGDRERALENFKTGKVRILIATDLASRGLDVHDITHVYNYDFPRNIEEYVHRVGRTGRAGKTGISITLLTRNDWRVAGELINILERAHQSVPEELVAMAERYEAHRLRKETERKLGKPQGKPKKFY, encoded by the exons ATGTCGACACAAGAAGCAGGCGCCAACGCCTCCTCATGGGTCGTTGCTTCTCGGCGAAGCTCGGCAGTGTCCCGGGCTCCAGAGAGGAGGCCGGCGGAGGACCCGAATCGAAGAAGTAGGGAGGCCAGTAGGGGCGGCAGGGGCGGCGTCTGGAAGAACTCCGGCCTCCAGCAGCCTGTGGTCGCCGGCTCCCGGGAACCGCCGCTCTGCTTTGGGTTGAAGAACGTGTGGGTCGGCGCTGTGATCG gtcgtGGCGGGTCCAAAATAAAAGACCTCCAAAGTACAACAAACACGAAAATACAG ATAATAAAAGCTTATCCGGAAGCAGAGGTCAGAATTTTTGGGAATAAGGTGATGCAAGCAAAGGCCAAAACAGCGATagaaaatcttgttaaaaaacaagaaaattacaatttgaaatccagaattg atattGTTGAATTCCAACCTTCTGTTGGAAGAGATGTAAGGACAGATAGTAATGTTACAGAGAATCAGCCAGTGATTGATTGGGATCAAATTCGAGAAGATGCTTTGAAATGGGGGAGAAAAAAGTGGGAAG ACTTACCTCCaattaagaaaaacttttatAGGCAATCAGAAACAACAAGTTCAATGTCACAAGAGCAAGTAGACTCATGGag gaaagaaaataataatataatgtgcGATGACCTAAAAGAAGGCGAAAAGCGCCGTATACCCAATCCTACTTGTAAATTTGAGGATGCTTTTCAATATTACCCAGAAGTTATGGAAAACTTTAAAAGGGCAGGGTTTCAAAAACCAACGCCGATCCAG tcaCAGGCATGGCCAATAGTTCTACAAGGAATAGATCTCATTGGAGTAGCTCAAACCGGAACGGGGAAGACGTTGTCTTATTTAATGCCAGGATTCATCCATCTTGACTTACAGCCTGT aattagagaaaaaaggaaCGGCCCCGGCATGTTAGTCCTCACACCCACGAGGGAATTAGCGCTTCAGGTAGAAGCTGAATGTTCTAAGTATTCGTATAAAGGCCTTAAAAG tgtgtgtatatatggtgGTGGAGATAGAAATGGACAAATACAAGACCTGAAAAAAGGAGTAGATATTATTATTGCAACTCCTGGGAGGCTGAATGATCTACAAATGAATAACTTCGTCAACCTCAAAAGTATAACCTACTTG GTATTAGATGAAGCTGACAAGATGCTAGATATGGGATTTGAACCCCAGATAATGAAGATTTTGTTAGATGTGCGCCCAGATAGGCAAACCATTATGACAAG TGCAACCTGGCCATATGCTGTCCGTCGACTTGCACAGTCATATTTGAAAGCACCAATGATTGTATATGTTGGCACTTTGGATTTAGTT GCTGTAAGTACTGTAAAACAGAATATAATTGTCACCACGGAGGAGGAGAAACGCTCTCATATCCAACGTTTTCTGGAAAGCTTGTCTTCTCAGGACAAAGTCATAGTGTTTGTCAGCCGAAAAGCcat TGCTGACCATTTATCAAGTGACCTGATTCTGCGACATATATCAGTAGAATCTCTTCATGGCAATCGGGAGCAGGGTGATCGAGAGAGAGcattagaaaactttaaaacag gTAAAGTAAGAATATTGATTGCCACCGATTTGGCATCAAGAGGTCTCGACGTCCACGATATCACACATGTCTATAATTACGATTTCCCCCGGAACATCGAAGAATATGTACACAGAGTGGGGCGTACTGGAAGAGCAGG AAAGACAGGGATATCTATTACACTCCTCACCAGAAATGACTGGAGAGTTGCTGGCGAGTTAATCAATATTCTGGAAAGAGCACATCAG AGCGTCCCAGAGGAACTTGTGGCAATGGCTGAGAGGTATGAGGCACATAGACTAAGAAAAGAAACGGAAAGAAAGTTGGGGAAACCCCAAGGAAAACCCAAGAAATTTTATTAG